One window from the genome of Kaistella carnis encodes:
- a CDS encoding IS1595 family transposase: MNIFSFGVEFSSEQDCINHFKEERDKIGVACRCGRKDFFWIKSRLSYECKSCKKRITLKSGTIMENSNLSFLTWYKAMFLMSATKKGFSAKELQRQLGLKRYEPVWAMMNKLRKAMGKRDERYTLEGMIEMDEGYFTVESTEIEQEKGIRGRGAVGKQNVAVIAESTPLEDIDTGQKSKSCRYFKAIVLEDDTAEGINDLVQKTIAESSIVFTDQSTSYVDISTLVEIHISEKSTKETTKDTLRWVHIFISNAKRNLLGNYHKIKRKNLQLYLNEFVYKLNRRYFGDKIFDRIVIASITGV; encoded by the coding sequence ATGAATATATTTAGTTTTGGAGTAGAGTTTAGTAGTGAGCAGGATTGTATTAATCATTTTAAAGAAGAGCGGGATAAAATTGGAGTTGCTTGTCGGTGTGGAAGGAAGGATTTTTTCTGGATCAAAAGCCGACTAAGTTATGAATGTAAATCCTGTAAAAAACGTATTACATTGAAAAGTGGGACGATAATGGAAAACTCAAACTTATCATTTTTGACTTGGTACAAAGCGATGTTTCTTATGAGCGCAACTAAAAAAGGATTTTCTGCCAAAGAACTGCAAAGACAATTAGGATTGAAGCGTTATGAACCAGTTTGGGCGATGATGAATAAATTGAGAAAAGCAATGGGAAAGCGAGATGAGAGATATACTTTGGAGGGAATGATTGAAATGGATGAAGGCTATTTTACAGTTGAATCTACGGAGATAGAACAAGAAAAAGGTATTCGCGGAAGAGGTGCTGTTGGAAAACAAAATGTAGCAGTAATAGCCGAATCTACGCCATTGGAAGATATTGACACGGGTCAAAAATCGAAATCTTGCAGATATTTTAAAGCAATAGTTTTAGAGGATGACACAGCCGAAGGAATTAATGATTTGGTACAAAAGACAATCGCAGAATCGAGTATCGTATTTACCGATCAAAGCACGTCATATGTAGATATATCAACGCTTGTAGAAATTCATATCTCAGAGAAATCTACCAAAGAAACCACAAAAGATACCTTGCGTTGGGTTCACATATTCATCAGCAATGCAAAGAGAAATTTGTTAGGAAATTACCACAAAATAAAGCGCAAAAACCTTCAACTGTACCTCAATGAGTTCGTTTACAAACTTAATAGACGATATTTTGGCGACAAAATATTCGATAGAATCGTGATAGCAAGCATCACAGGAGTATGA
- a CDS encoding DUF6602 domain-containing protein, which produces MINTISDLLNEFIKVETDILNKQKIKHPTTIGTMFEGLTEAVLTKAMFKDLGLKIVKNSFIKGCDTEFDVLLVDGDGETIPYTERYIFPSEQVIAIIQVKKNLYSKDIKDSYTNLQFIIDHYNSEKIEDFQFRLLRDAFKSIARKDLSIFRSKNHIIEEEGLYHFLKNEAVLPVRIVCGYNGFNNEFNLRESFINYLGENISNDRENIKHGFGPHNFPNLIICGTYSLVKLNGNPFGYQIDKKNWWSFYASSSYNPTNFFLEAIWTRLSYKYQSLPMSIFGDDLSI; this is translated from the coding sequence ATGATAAACACAATCTCAGATTTATTAAATGAATTTATAAAAGTTGAAACAGATATTTTAAATAAACAAAAAATAAAACATCCTACTACAATAGGAACTATGTTTGAAGGGCTTACAGAAGCTGTTTTGACAAAAGCAATGTTTAAAGACTTGGGATTAAAAATTGTGAAGAACAGTTTTATCAAAGGATGTGACACAGAATTTGATGTTTTACTTGTTGATGGAGATGGCGAAACAATACCATATACCGAACGCTATATATTTCCATCAGAGCAAGTTATTGCCATAATTCAGGTTAAAAAAAATCTTTACTCAAAAGATATAAAAGATTCATACACAAATCTTCAATTTATTATTGATCATTACAATTCAGAAAAAATCGAAGATTTTCAATTTAGACTTTTAAGAGATGCTTTTAAATCAATTGCAAGAAAAGATTTATCAATATTTCGAAGCAAAAATCATATAATTGAGGAAGAAGGTCTTTATCACTTTTTGAAAAATGAAGCTGTTTTGCCTGTTAGAATTGTATGTGGTTATAATGGTTTTAATAACGAATTTAATTTGAGAGAATCTTTCATTAATTATTTAGGTGAGAACATCTCTAATGACAGGGAAAATATAAAGCACGGTTTTGGACCTCATAATTTTCCTAATTTAATAATTTGTGGAACATACTCATTAGTTAAATTAAACGGCAATCCTTTTGGCTATCAAATAGACAAAAAAAATTGGTGGAGTTTCTACGCAAGTTCTTCTTATAATCCAACAAATTTTTTTCTTGAAGCAATTTGGACTCGGTTATCGTATAAGTATCAGAGTTTGCCCATGAGCATCTTTGGAGATGATCTATCAATATAA